One genomic segment of Acyrthosiphon pisum isolate AL4f unplaced genomic scaffold, pea_aphid_22Mar2018_4r6ur Scaffold_20883;HRSCAF=22412, whole genome shotgun sequence includes these proteins:
- the LOC100574480 gene encoding zinc finger BED domain-containing protein 4-like encodes MLRNSQRVEGKKDGQFLKPILDVRTRWNSSFYMIERFILLASNFSQVLLAESVKTRDIPDMVTSSELRCIEDICSLLRPLEQLTRELSTEKFVMSKLDYRFEWLDQLVIQPICTILDPRFKDMHFKNPMSNSRAQDEVVRMMDKDTNCDDQIICPTETVVAARESRHFDLWGLHRTLEQEHKNKRTHMTTSREELKSYLRQSVIGLNENPLDEWENTKTVFPKLYKLAQKFLIIPGTSVPSERLFSKAGATISQTRNRLTGSKLSKLLFLQSLPRLD; translated from the exons ATGCTTAGAAACAGTCAAAGAGTAGAAG GTAAAAAAGATGGTCAATTCCTCAAACCTATTCTTGACGTCAGAACCAGATGGAATAGTTCATTTTATATGATAGAGAGATTTATACTGCTAGCTAGTAATTTTTCACAAGTTCTGTTAGCTGAAAGTGTTAAAACCAGAGACATACCAGACATGGTTACCAGTTCAGAGCTTCGGTGTATTGAAGATATCTGTTCTTTATTGCGACCTCTTGAGCAATTAACTAGAGAGTTGTCCACAGAAAAGTTCGTGATGTCAA AGTTGGACTACAGATTTGAATGGTTGGATCAATTAGTTATACAACCAATATGCACTATATTAGATCCTAGATTTAAAGATATGCACTTCAAAAATCCAATGTCTAATTCAAGAGCCCAAGATGAGGTAGTAAGAATGATGGATAAAGACACCAATTGTGATGATCAAATAATATGTCCGACTGAAACAGTTGTAGCAGCCCGAGAAAGTAGACATTTTGACTTGTGGGGCTTGCATAGAACACTTGAGCaagaacacaaaaataaaaggaCGCACATGACAACATCAAGAGAAGAACTTAAGAGTTACTTACGTCAAAGCGTTATTGGATTGAATGAAAATCCTTTGGACGAGTGGGAAAACACTAAAACTGTGTTTCCAAAACTGTATAAACTTGCACAGAAATTCTTAATAATACCGGGTACATCAGTACCCTCAGAGAGACTATTCAGCAAAGCTGGAGCGACCATTAGTCAAACAAGGAACCGACTAACTGGAAGTAAACTCAGCAAATTACTTTTCTTACAGTCATTACCTAggttagattaa
- the LOC103308246 gene encoding uncharacterized protein LOC103308246, with amino-acid sequence MADGGSLIENGVLWMPKSHNRICSTHFVGNKKSNDPQSPSYVPSIFPKAYKITKCNHKQQLERYNRAANKKKMDLSKKVPDAVSSGDFIFPENTSQMSSVNVSIQVCFDVDDNQDFTFHCSFEGNNVSTQAAIPLTSNSNLNFTKCELSDKACGVDSSNSLSCLSCEAFHGFESIKTENALKDLTGTTFPIFNILLKLMPPSKRFSITKENELLLFLMKLKLGITYSALSVMFGIHRTTVTRIFSDVLTTLSTKTKDFIFWPSKKTISDLLPEAFKKNYPHCRCIIDCTEIRVEQPYTVEQRVYLYSRYKGGYTIKFLVAITPNGMVSFVSKCYGGRSSDSFITNDCGFLSLLEPGDEVMADKGFPGIKTNCDQQNAILIMPPFLYNAKFTESEVLETYNIASVRIHIERLFARVKTFGILNKVTIDLLPYIDNIVHMCCVITNMQSPIIKQ; translated from the exons ATGGCGGATGGAGGTTCGTTAAT cGAAAATGGAGTATTGTGGATGCCAAAATCTCATAACAGAATTTGCAGTACTCATTTTGTCGGtaacaaaaaatcaaatgatCCTCAAAGCCCATCATATGTGCCATCAATATTTCCTAAagcttataaaataactaaatgtaATCATAAACAACAACTAGAGAGATATAACAGAgcagcaaataaaaaaaaaatggacttaTCTAAAAAGGTTCCGGACGCGGTGTCTAGCggtgattttatttttcctgaAAATACAAGTCAAATGTCTTCAGTTAATGTTAGCATTCAAGTATGTTTTGATGTAGATGACAATCAAGATTTTACGTTTCACTGTTCTTTTGAGGGCAATAATGTTTCAACTCAAGCAGCAATACCTCTAACTTCAAATAGTAATCTTAATTTTACCAAATGTGAATTATCTGATAAAGCTTGTGGTGTAGATTCTAGTAATAGTTTATCATGCTTGTCATGTGAAGCTTTTCATGGATTTGAGTccattaaaactgaaaatgcaCTAAAAGACTTAACTGGTACCACTTttcctatttttaatattttactaaaattaatgcCCCCTAGTAAACGTTTTTCAATTACTAAggaaaatgaattattattatttttaatgaaattgaagTTAGGTATTACCTATTCTGCTCTATCTGTAATGTTTGGTATACACCGTACAACAGTTACAAGAATATTTTCTGATGTACTAACTACCCTAAGCACAAAAAcaaaagattttatattttggccCAGTAAAAAAACTATATCAGATCTTTTACCTGAggcattcaaaaaaaattatccacatTGTCGTTGCATTATAGATTGCACAGAAATTCGGGTGGAACAACCTTACACTGTTGAACAGagagtatatttatattctagatATAAAGGgggttatactataaaatttttaGTAGCAATAACGCCTAATGGAATGGTGAGTTTTGTCTCCAAATGTTATGGTGGAAGATCCAGTGACTCCTTCATAACCAATGATTGTGGTTTTCTATCATTGTTAGAACCTGGTGATGAAGTAATGGCCGATAAAGGTTTTCCCGGGATTAAAACTAATTGTGATCAGCAAAATGCAATCTTAATAATGCCTCCCTTTTTATACAATGCTAAATTCACAGAGAGTGAAGTTCTTGAGACTTATAACATTGCCAGTGTTAGGATTCACATTGAACGGTTGTTTGCTAGAGTAAAAACATTTGGTATCCTTAACAAAGTCACTATTGATCTTTTACCATACATTGACAATATTGTCCATATGTGCTGTGTTATAACTAATATGCAATcaccaataataaaacaatag